One window of the Chitinophaga niabensis genome contains the following:
- a CDS encoding DUF2071 domain-containing protein translates to MNFPAIHGIIDRRILINFTADPAIVQDMLPAPFRPKIYQNKAIVGVCLIRLKNIKPKGLPDFLGIASENGAHRIAVEWDEEGKTKEGVYVPRRDTSSRLNAFAGGRIFPGKHYLARFNVKEANGAYHVDFTSSDHTKISIDAKTTDLFPSGSIFQTLENASNFFKNGSLGYSPNGNNKFEGLKLQIREWKVQPLEVLNVHSSFFENKSVQFDNALLMTKIEHEWHGAGSKAC, encoded by the coding sequence ATGAACTTCCCTGCCATACACGGCATTATTGACCGCCGCATCCTGATCAACTTCACTGCCGACCCTGCTATTGTTCAGGATATGCTCCCCGCTCCCTTCCGGCCTAAGATCTATCAGAACAAAGCAATTGTGGGTGTATGCCTGATCAGGTTAAAAAACATCAAACCCAAAGGCCTTCCGGATTTTCTGGGAATCGCCTCTGAAAATGGCGCACACCGTATAGCGGTTGAATGGGATGAAGAAGGTAAAACGAAGGAAGGGGTATATGTTCCGCGCCGGGATACGTCTTCCAGGCTCAATGCATTTGCCGGAGGAAGGATCTTCCCGGGTAAACATTACCTGGCAAGGTTCAACGTAAAAGAAGCCAATGGGGCTTATCATGTAGACTTTACCAGTTCAGACCATACGAAGATCTCAATAGATGCGAAAACAACGGATTTATTTCCGTCCGGCTCCATTTTCCAGACACTGGAAAATGCCTCCAACTTCTTCAAAAACGGATCCCTTGGCTATTCTCCCAATGGCAACAACAAGTTTGAAGGTTTAAAGCTTCAGATCCGGGAATGGAAAGTACAACCGCTTGAAGTATTGAATGTACATTCCAGTTTCTTTGAAAATAAGTCTGTTCAATTTGACAATGCGCTGTTAATGACGAAGATTGAACACGAATGGCATGGTGCAGGCAGCAAAGCTTGCTAA
- a CDS encoding bifunctional transcriptional activator/DNA repair enzyme AdaA, whose translation MLTNDMMYDALLNKDVSYEGTFIAAVKTTGIFCRPTCTARKPKKENVEFFKTPKEAILRGYRPCKVCSPLEKMGETPDEIKEILDALNADPSLKFKDWDLLQKGIEPSKIRRWFLKNHGVTFHAYQRMFRINSAFNKIQNGEAISSVAYDAGYESLSGFSDSFKSIFGVSPSHSKDKKIINITRIETPLGTMFACATEEGICLLEFTDRKMLESQLKILAKRVNANIIQGANKHFDQLRKELEEYFEGKRKVFTVPLFIPGTEFQQAVWEKLQTIPYGTTRSYSQQAVILGKPQAVRAVGNANGMNRISIIIPCHRVIGEDGHLTGYGGGIFRKQWLLDFERSHQ comes from the coding sequence ATGCTGACGAACGATATGATGTATGATGCACTGCTGAACAAGGATGTTTCCTATGAGGGAACATTCATAGCAGCTGTCAAAACCACCGGTATATTCTGCCGGCCAACCTGCACCGCAAGAAAACCAAAAAAGGAAAATGTTGAATTCTTCAAGACCCCGAAGGAAGCTATCTTAAGAGGTTACAGGCCTTGTAAGGTTTGTAGCCCATTAGAAAAAATGGGCGAAACACCGGATGAAATTAAAGAGATACTGGATGCCCTGAACGCTGATCCTTCTTTAAAGTTTAAAGACTGGGACCTGCTGCAGAAAGGAATTGAACCCAGCAAAATAAGAAGGTGGTTCCTTAAGAACCACGGTGTTACCTTTCATGCTTACCAAAGGATGTTCCGGATCAATTCCGCGTTCAACAAGATACAAAACGGGGAAGCCATTAGCTCCGTTGCCTATGATGCCGGATACGAATCATTGAGTGGGTTTTCAGATTCCTTCAAATCTATATTCGGTGTATCTCCTTCTCACAGCAAGGATAAAAAGATCATCAATATCACCCGCATCGAAACACCATTAGGCACCATGTTTGCCTGCGCAACAGAGGAAGGTATCTGCCTCCTGGAATTCACAGACCGTAAAATGCTGGAATCCCAGTTAAAGATCCTGGCTAAAAGGGTCAATGCCAATATTATCCAGGGAGCCAACAAACACTTTGATCAGTTAAGGAAAGAACTGGAAGAATATTTTGAAGGTAAAAGAAAAGTATTCACTGTTCCCTTATTCATTCCCGGCACGGAGTTCCAACAGGCAGTATGGGAGAAACTCCAAACCATCCCCTACGGTACTACCCGCTCTTACTCCCAACAGGCTGTTATTCTTGGTAAACCACAGGCAGTACGCGCTGTTGGCAATGCAAACGGTATGAACAGGATCTCTATCATCATCCCCTGCCACAGGGTGATCGGGGAAGACGGGCACCTCACAGGATATGGCGGCGGCATATTCAGAAAGCAATGGCTGCTGGATTTCGAAAGATCACATCAATAA
- a CDS encoding MFS transporter: protein MEKKKNDARWLALGIVLSAPLLYVIDIFIINMVIPAIQKGVHATDREVQLVIAGYLLGSASFLIIGGRAGDYLGKKKVFLWGMFFFTLTSCLCGLSQTALQLNVTRFFQGISSSFMVPQSIAYIHVLFTDDKERAKAVGWYGITLSIAAIIGQVLGGYLAETDFAIEGWRLIFFINLPVGIITIWAMWKYLDETPKDTRHTFDYSGALILTAGLISLIYPLTEGREAGWPLWSIGLLLLSGIIFSGFIYDQKRKPNPLIDMSLFKIGGFNIGMLAVLFHFMMHTAYLLMSAVYLQNGLGLSALECGLYFILHAMLFMGSAFAASKLIVRFGKRVLQIGLLIILLSFVLQLFLFGPSVSGFHVMLLIGIYGLGNGMILPSLLNIALGSVPVKFAGVAAGVFSTFQQTASALGISILGGVFYYALSRHHDYFKAFENGIIANIICLGIVAVMLHLLPGKVKSMPEGDFLP from the coding sequence ATGGAAAAGAAAAAAAATGACGCAAGATGGCTTGCGTTAGGGATTGTATTGTCTGCACCCCTCCTTTATGTTATCGATATCTTCATTATCAACATGGTCATTCCCGCTATTCAAAAAGGCGTACATGCCACAGATAGAGAGGTACAATTAGTAATAGCCGGATATCTGCTGGGAAGCGCTTCCTTCTTAATTATCGGTGGCAGAGCAGGTGATTACCTGGGTAAGAAAAAAGTATTTCTCTGGGGCATGTTCTTCTTCACACTCACCTCCTGCCTCTGCGGTTTGTCGCAAACAGCACTGCAATTGAATGTTACCCGGTTCTTCCAGGGCATCAGCTCTTCCTTTATGGTACCACAATCTATTGCCTACATTCATGTGTTATTTACGGATGATAAAGAAAGGGCAAAAGCAGTGGGATGGTATGGCATTACATTAAGCATTGCCGCCATCATAGGGCAGGTATTAGGTGGTTACCTGGCAGAAACGGATTTTGCCATAGAAGGCTGGCGACTGATCTTCTTCATCAATCTGCCGGTAGGCATAATTACGATATGGGCGATGTGGAAGTACCTGGATGAAACACCCAAGGATACCCGGCACACATTCGATTACAGCGGTGCCCTGATCTTAACAGCAGGCCTCATCAGCCTCATCTACCCCTTAACAGAAGGGCGTGAAGCAGGATGGCCTTTATGGAGCATTGGTCTGCTGTTATTATCCGGCATCATCTTCTCGGGCTTTATCTATGATCAGAAAAGGAAACCTAATCCCCTGATCGATATGTCGCTTTTTAAGATTGGAGGATTTAATATTGGTATGCTGGCGGTGTTATTTCATTTTATGATGCATACTGCATATCTGCTGATGAGTGCTGTATACCTGCAGAACGGGCTGGGATTATCTGCATTGGAATGCGGGTTGTATTTTATACTCCATGCTATGTTGTTTATGGGATCGGCCTTTGCCGCATCTAAACTCATCGTTCGTTTCGGGAAAAGGGTTTTACAGATCGGATTGCTGATCATCCTGTTATCCTTTGTATTACAACTGTTCCTTTTCGGTCCCTCCGTCAGTGGCTTTCATGTAATGTTGCTGATAGGAATTTATGGGCTTGGCAATGGCATGATACTTCCTTCCCTGCTGAACATAGCACTGGGAAGTGTACCGGTTAAATTTGCAGGTGTTGCAGCTGGGGTATTTTCTACATTCCAGCAAACAGCTTCTGCATTAGGGATAAGTATACTGGGCGGTGTATTTTATTATGCACTGAGCAGGCATCATGATTATTTCAAGGCATTTGAGAATGGCATCATTGCAAATATTATTTGTCTTGGTATAGTGGCAGTTATGTTACATCTGCTTCCGGGAAAGGTAAAGTCCATGCCGGAAGGGGATTTCCTTCCCTGA
- a CDS encoding VOC family protein, which produces MEKRLSTQKITSNLWFNMQAEEAVNFYLTVFKDGKTARKTYYGAEGFEFHGIPEGTVMTIEFIIAGQEFVALNGGPHFQFTEAISFIVNCKDQKEVDYYWEKLSEGGDEKAQMCGWLKDKFGVSWQVVPEGLTEMLQNPDKAKVASMTKAMFQMKKLDIAALEKAFGK; this is translated from the coding sequence ATGGAAAAGAGACTTTCAACGCAGAAGATCACCTCAAACCTCTGGTTTAACATGCAGGCAGAGGAAGCGGTAAATTTTTACCTCACTGTTTTCAAGGATGGGAAAACTGCCCGGAAAACTTATTATGGTGCTGAAGGATTTGAATTTCATGGTATCCCGGAAGGTACTGTAATGACAATAGAATTCATCATTGCCGGACAGGAGTTCGTAGCACTGAATGGTGGTCCGCACTTCCAGTTCACAGAAGCTATTTCTTTCATCGTTAATTGCAAGGACCAGAAAGAAGTAGACTATTACTGGGAAAAACTCAGCGAAGGCGGAGATGAAAAAGCACAGATGTGTGGCTGGCTGAAAGATAAGTTTGGTGTATCCTGGCAGGTTGTTCCGGAAGGACTGACCGAAATGCTGCAAAACCCTGATAAGGCTAAAGTAGCCAGTATGACCAAGGCTATGTTCCAGATGAAGAAACTGGATATTGCAGCATTGGAAAAGGCATTCGGAAAATAG
- a CDS encoding response regulator yields the protein MAEKITCLLIDDDLDDQEIFKLALQDVNDDVHFLTANDGAAGLQLLSAPENLTPHYIFLDLNMPRMGGKDCLTAIRNIPHLSKTPVIIYSTSSDPRDIRETKSLGASDYIVKQFDINSLKDILAQYF from the coding sequence ATGGCGGAAAAAATCACCTGTCTGCTCATAGACGATGACCTGGATGACCAGGAGATATTTAAACTTGCTTTACAGGATGTAAATGATGATGTACACTTCCTTACTGCCAATGATGGCGCTGCCGGCCTGCAATTATTAAGCGCGCCGGAAAATCTTACACCGCATTATATTTTCCTTGATCTCAACATGCCACGCATGGGTGGGAAGGATTGCCTGACGGCTATCCGCAACATTCCACATCTTTCAAAGACCCCCGTGATCATTTACTCTACATCTTCCGATCCCAGGGATATCAGGGAAACAAAGTCGCTGGGCGCCAGTGATTATATCGTCAAGCAATTCGACATCAATTCTTTAAAGGATATCCTCGCACAGTATTTCTAA
- a CDS encoding CheR family methyltransferase codes for MSELELTDEQIDLLLRDVMEEYGYDFNDYALPSLKRRLNRLYTLDKFPHFEGFHQKVMQDAVYFRYFVEELTVNVTEMFRDPVFFQRLREEVLPELARHPFIRIWHAGCSTGEEVYSMAILLKEAGLLQRSLLYATDINPAVLEVLKKGIYPLRYMKQYSENYIQSGGTQDFSRYYTAKYDWAKLDEGLQKRMVISPHNLVSDGSFNEFQLIICRNVLIYFSRKLQNKALQLIDNSLEPMGFIALGGKESLKYSAIAPRYKQLQQRQRIWRKMA; via the coding sequence ATGAGTGAACTTGAATTGACGGATGAACAGATAGATCTCCTGCTCAGAGATGTGATGGAGGAGTATGGTTATGATTTTAATGATTATGCCCTGCCTTCCCTGAAAAGAAGGTTGAACAGGTTATATACGCTGGATAAATTCCCGCATTTTGAGGGATTCCATCAGAAGGTGATGCAGGATGCTGTTTACTTCCGGTACTTTGTAGAGGAACTGACAGTGAATGTAACGGAGATGTTCCGGGACCCGGTATTCTTTCAACGCCTGCGCGAAGAGGTATTGCCGGAACTGGCGCGCCATCCTTTTATCCGTATCTGGCATGCAGGCTGTTCCACAGGGGAGGAAGTATATTCCATGGCTATTCTATTGAAGGAAGCCGGTCTGCTCCAACGATCGCTGTTATATGCAACAGACATTAATCCGGCGGTACTGGAAGTTTTAAAGAAGGGCATATATCCGCTTCGTTATATGAAGCAATATTCTGAAAACTATATTCAGTCTGGCGGTACGCAGGATTTTTCCAGGTACTATACCGCTAAATATGATTGGGCGAAACTGGATGAAGGGTTGCAGAAACGTATGGTGATCTCCCCGCACAACCTGGTATCTGATGGTTCATTCAATGAATTTCAACTGATCATTTGCAGGAATGTGCTCATCTACTTCTCCAGAAAATTACAGAATAAAGCGCTGCAACTGATTGATAATAGCCTTGAGCCCATGGGCTTTATTGCATTAGGCGGGAAAGAAAGCCTCAAATACTCGGCTATTGCACCCAGATATAAACAGTTACAGCAGCGGCAAAGGATCTGGCGGAAGATGGCTTAG
- a CDS encoding response regulator — translation MKSTFQRNLLIGFGFSLVLLIFTSVASYLSIQNLIFSADMVDHTNEVLHELEASISVMKDAETAQRGFLITGNADFLEPYNGAEDSIKAHINNFRDLTTDNPAQQEDAKQLLEASTQRMKLLKANIEKNKSGQEVTVADMEKGKQYMDQARDLVTAMRDREQKLLLTRTERLNDFAATTPTFIIIAALLAILITVVSFLKINADFRHRLEMQLELEGKDADISRRIRIIQGVAARISEGDYEVRVPDEGKDGLGILSVSLNKMAGALKFSFDQLKDKEWLQTGIATLNDRMLGEYNMQVLAGQIVDHITAYTESHIAGFYVAENHNTLRFVKGFGFDGEGYEYIPYGKGLAGQAAESKRILHLKEVKEDLLLLHHASGTIKPVNIIAVPMFHERKVVGVIELAAAQPYPQRVLEFLEAASHTIGTVLFGVEGRKRLQELLEETQSQAEELQAQHNELENINSELEAQAEKLQASEEELRVQQEELVQANEELEERNQLIYERNRDIQQKVSELALSSKYKSEFLANMSHELRTPLNSILLLSRLMGENNKQNLTEEQLEYADVIQNSGKGLLSLIDEILDLSRIEAGKMDLSFSEVNLREVAQEMNALFAPVAKEKGLVFEVHTDTRMPAMIETDRQRLEQIIRNLLSNALKFTAEGMVALNIAQDDKDPGMVIFTVKDTGIGISKDKQEVIFEAFQQEDGSTRRKFGGTGLGLSISKELVKLLGGSIRVRSEQGAGSEFEVRIPVTPAAYTSAMAETILQPAKEQRFVSAVIPEHVPDDRKDVNPGDPVILIIEDDRAFAQYLLDFTRQKGYKGIVTVRGDEALPLTLQYQPKGILLDIQLPVKDGWEIMEELKNNSATRHIPVHIMSSYESRFKSLSKGAVDFIDKPVSYSRMDDVFARIEHILNSNSRKVLIVEENVKHAKALAYYLENFSVHTQIRNSITDSIDSLQQKEVNCVILDMGASGEQSYDMLDEVKKHPGLENIPIIIFTGKNISGEEEQRIRQYADSIVIKVANSYQRIMDEVSLFLHLMQAKKEGERTGNGLGLLQDVLKNKTVLLADDDVRNIFALTKALETYHMHVISAMDGKEALKQLKKNPQVDIVLMDMMMPEMDGYESTRQIKADPQFKKLPVIAVTAKAMKGDREKCIAAGASDYISKPVDIDQLLSLLRVWLYDSNK, via the coding sequence ATGAAATCAACTTTCCAGCGGAACCTGTTAATAGGTTTCGGGTTTTCATTAGTGTTGCTCATTTTTACCTCGGTTGCCTCTTATCTGAGTATACAGAATCTGATCTTTAGTGCAGACATGGTAGATCATACCAACGAGGTACTGCATGAGCTGGAAGCATCTATTTCAGTGATGAAAGACGCAGAAACCGCACAACGTGGCTTCCTGATCACAGGTAACGCTGATTTCCTGGAACCTTATAATGGCGCTGAAGATTCCATTAAAGCACATATCAATAACTTCCGGGACCTTACTACGGATAACCCTGCTCAGCAGGAGGATGCTAAACAACTGCTGGAAGCATCCACACAAAGGATGAAGTTACTGAAGGCCAATATCGAGAAAAACAAAAGCGGCCAGGAGGTAACAGTGGCCGACATGGAAAAGGGCAAACAGTACATGGACCAGGCACGTGACCTGGTAACCGCGATGAGGGACCGCGAACAAAAACTGTTACTCACCCGCACAGAAAGACTGAACGATTTTGCCGCTACTACCCCCACATTCATTATTATCGCTGCTTTACTGGCCATACTGATCACCGTAGTTTCATTCCTGAAAATAAATGCAGATTTCAGGCACCGCCTGGAAATGCAGTTGGAACTGGAAGGGAAGGATGCAGATATCAGCAGGCGGATCAGGATCATCCAGGGAGTAGCAGCCAGGATATCTGAGGGTGATTATGAAGTTCGGGTGCCTGATGAAGGAAAGGACGGATTAGGCATCCTCTCTGTTTCTTTGAATAAAATGGCCGGCGCACTGAAATTTTCATTTGATCAGCTGAAAGATAAAGAATGGCTGCAAACAGGAATTGCCACACTCAACGACCGGATGCTGGGAGAATATAATATGCAAGTACTGGCCGGCCAGATCGTAGATCATATCACTGCTTATACGGAAAGCCATATAGCAGGATTTTATGTTGCAGAGAATCACAACACCCTTCGTTTTGTAAAAGGTTTTGGTTTTGATGGAGAAGGATATGAATATATCCCTTATGGAAAAGGACTGGCAGGGCAGGCTGCGGAAAGCAAACGCATCCTGCACCTGAAGGAAGTAAAGGAGGACCTGCTGTTATTACACCATGCCTCCGGTACCATCAAACCAGTGAATATCATTGCCGTACCTATGTTCCATGAACGTAAAGTGGTAGGGGTGATAGAACTGGCTGCTGCACAACCTTACCCGCAGCGGGTACTGGAATTCCTCGAAGCTGCCTCTCACACTATCGGTACGGTTCTGTTTGGTGTTGAAGGCCGCAAACGCTTACAGGAGTTACTGGAAGAAACCCAGTCGCAAGCCGAAGAGCTACAGGCACAACATAACGAACTGGAAAATATCAACAGCGAACTGGAAGCACAGGCAGAGAAATTGCAGGCCTCGGAAGAAGAACTGCGCGTGCAGCAGGAAGAATTGGTACAAGCCAATGAAGAACTGGAGGAACGTAATCAGTTGATCTATGAACGGAACAGGGACATCCAACAGAAAGTTTCTGAACTGGCACTGAGCTCTAAATATAAATCAGAGTTCCTGGCTAATATGAGCCACGAATTACGGACACCACTGAATTCTATCCTCCTCTTATCCCGCCTCATGGGAGAGAACAACAAACAGAACCTCACGGAAGAACAGTTGGAATACGCCGATGTGATCCAGAATTCCGGAAAAGGCCTGCTGTCTCTCATAGACGAAATATTAGACCTCTCCCGCATTGAAGCCGGTAAAATGGACCTCAGTTTCTCTGAAGTGAACCTTCGGGAAGTAGCACAGGAAATGAATGCCTTGTTTGCTCCTGTGGCCAAAGAAAAAGGACTGGTCTTCGAAGTACATACAGATACAAGGATGCCTGCGATGATTGAAACAGACCGGCAAAGACTGGAGCAGATCATCCGCAACCTGCTTTCCAATGCTTTGAAATTTACAGCAGAGGGAATGGTGGCATTGAATATCGCGCAGGATGATAAAGATCCCGGCATGGTGATCTTTACCGTAAAAGACACGGGCATCGGCATCTCAAAAGATAAACAGGAAGTGATCTTTGAAGCCTTCCAGCAGGAAGATGGCTCTACCCGCAGAAAATTCGGCGGCACGGGATTGGGCCTTTCCATCAGCAAAGAACTGGTGAAATTGTTAGGCGGCAGCATCCGGGTAAGAAGCGAACAGGGTGCTGGCAGTGAATTTGAGGTACGCATACCTGTTACACCGGCGGCCTATACTTCCGCCATGGCGGAAACAATATTACAACCTGCAAAAGAACAGCGTTTTGTTAGTGCCGTGATACCGGAACATGTGCCGGACGACCGTAAGGATGTAAACCCCGGTGATCCTGTGATCCTGATCATTGAAGACGACAGGGCTTTTGCACAATACCTGCTCGACTTCACCCGTCAGAAGGGATACAAAGGTATTGTAACCGTAAGGGGAGATGAAGCGCTGCCACTTACACTGCAATACCAGCCTAAGGGCATTCTGCTGGATATTCAGTTGCCGGTGAAGGATGGCTGGGAGATAATGGAAGAACTGAAAAATAACAGTGCTACCCGTCACATTCCGGTGCATATCATGTCTTCTTACGAAAGCAGGTTTAAAAGTCTTTCTAAAGGAGCCGTTGATTTTATTGATAAACCGGTATCCTACAGCCGGATGGATGATGTGTTCGCAAGGATAGAACATATCCTGAATAGCAACTCCCGCAAGGTGCTGATCGTGGAAGAGAATGTAAAACATGCCAAAGCACTGGCTTATTACCTGGAAAATTTCTCAGTACATACACAGATCAGGAACAGTATTACAGATAGCATAGACAGCCTGCAGCAAAAAGAGGTAAACTGTGTGATCCTGGATATGGGCGCCTCCGGAGAGCAATCATATGATATGCTGGACGAGGTGAAGAAACATCCCGGCCTGGAAAACATTCCTATCATCATTTTTACCGGCAAAAATATTTCCGGCGAAGAGGAACAGCGCATCAGGCAGTATGCAGATTCTATTGTTATAAAAGTGGCCAACTCCTATCAGCGTATCATGGATGAAGTATCGCTGTTCCTGCACCTGATGCAGGCCAAAAAAGAAGGCGAGCGCACGGGGAATGGGCTTGGTTTACTACAGGATGTATTGAAGAATAAAACAGTGCTGCTGGCGGATGACGATGTAAGGAACATCTTTGCGCTCACCAAAGCACTGGAAACATACCATATGCATGTGATCTCTGCCATGGATGGAAAAGAAGCACTGAAGCAACTGAAGAAGAACCCACAGGTAGATATTGTATTGATGGATATGATGATGCCTGAGATGGATGGATATGAGTCTACCCGCCAGATCAAGGCAGACCCGCAATTCAAAAAACTGCCGGTAATAGCCGTAACGGCAAAAGCCATGAAAGGGGACAGGGAGAAATGTATAGCAGCAGGCGCTTCCGATTATATCAGCAAGCCGGTGGACATCGATCAGCTATTATCATTATTACGGGTGTGGTTATACGACAGCAACAAATGA
- a CDS encoding sensor histidine kinase has translation MILIVDDRPENIYSLQKLLELNRYRVDTASSGEEALRKILKNTYFLIILDVQMPGMDGFEVAEAITGYSKSKDIPIIFLSAVNVEKKFIEKGYLTGGLDYVTKPFDPDILLLKVGTFYRLHQQARELNEMQKVLQDEIAERKNAQEALVQSLEELRSVLESIPQIAFTLNEQGHIEYVNQYWYRFSPDKSQFPDNDYTVIHSVAKAVEDGQPQAAEVLLKLLDTQEYRYHSLTLTPIRKQGQVVKWVGMFTDIHEQKKTTQLLEERVHERTKALQEANKELANSNHELQQFAYVASHDLKEPLRKIQVFSNMISSKFGHEQPEANGYLNRVVHSAARMNKLITDLLDYSKLAITDVYQPANFNTIILEIMDDMELLIQEKQAVIEVGEIPVIDAIAAQIRQVFQNILSNALKFSREGIPPDIRITADIVRDLSPDSITDAHGAYCRIAVQDNGIGFNEAYLHKIFVIFQRLHGRAEYEGTGIGLAIVKKIIDTHGGLITASSEEGKGSTFYILLPLKQS, from the coding sequence ATGATTCTAATTGTAGATGACCGTCCCGAAAATATTTATTCCCTACAAAAGCTGCTGGAATTAAACCGTTATAGGGTTGATACCGCTTCTTCGGGGGAAGAAGCTTTACGGAAGATCTTAAAGAATACCTACTTTCTGATCATCCTCGATGTGCAAATGCCCGGCATGGATGGATTTGAAGTAGCAGAAGCGATCACAGGATATAGTAAATCGAAAGATATCCCTATCATCTTTCTTTCCGCGGTTAACGTGGAAAAGAAATTCATTGAAAAGGGTTATCTCACTGGTGGTTTGGATTATGTCACCAAACCTTTTGATCCGGACATCCTCTTATTAAAGGTGGGTACTTTCTACCGGCTGCATCAGCAGGCCCGGGAATTAAATGAAATGCAGAAAGTGTTGCAGGATGAGATCGCCGAACGTAAGAATGCGCAGGAGGCACTTGTGCAAAGCCTGGAAGAGCTGCGTTCCGTACTTGAATCTATTCCTCAAATTGCCTTCACATTGAATGAACAGGGCCATATCGAGTATGTGAACCAGTATTGGTATCGTTTTTCACCTGATAAATCGCAATTCCCGGATAATGACTACACGGTAATTCACAGTGTGGCCAAAGCTGTGGAAGATGGCCAGCCACAGGCTGCGGAAGTTTTACTAAAATTACTGGATACACAGGAATACAGGTATCACTCCCTTACTTTAACGCCTATACGCAAACAGGGCCAGGTAGTGAAATGGGTAGGGATGTTCACGGATATCCATGAGCAGAAAAAAACTACCCAGTTACTGGAGGAACGGGTGCATGAACGTACCAAAGCCTTACAGGAGGCAAATAAGGAACTGGCGAACAGCAACCATGAATTGCAGCAATTTGCTTACGTGGCTTCGCATGATCTCAAGGAACCACTCCGCAAGATCCAGGTGTTCAGCAATATGATCAGCAGCAAATTCGGGCATGAACAGCCGGAAGCGAATGGATACCTGAACAGGGTGGTCCATTCTGCCGCCAGGATGAATAAGCTGATCACAGACCTGCTTGATTATTCCAAATTAGCGATAACAGATGTTTATCAACCTGCCAACTTCAATACCATCATCCTGGAGATCATGGATGATATGGAATTATTGATACAGGAAAAACAGGCAGTAATTGAGGTAGGAGAAATACCCGTCATAGATGCCATCGCTGCGCAGATCCGCCAGGTTTTTCAGAACATACTCAGCAATGCGCTTAAGTTCTCCCGGGAAGGGATACCACCGGATATCCGAATTACTGCAGATATCGTACGTGACCTGTCACCGGATAGCATAACAGATGCGCATGGTGCGTATTGCCGCATTGCAGTGCAGGATAACGGGATAGGGTTTAATGAAGCCTATCTTCATAAGATCTTCGTGATCTTCCAGCGCCTGCATGGCAGGGCGGAATATGAGGGCACAGGTATAGGATTAGCCATCGTGAAGAAGATCATTGATACTCACGGCGGATTGATCACCGCCAGCAGCGAAGAAGGAAAAGGCAGCACTTTTTACATTTTACTACCCTTAAAACAATCATAA
- a CDS encoding VOC family protein: protein MQKITPFLWFDNNLEEAINFYSTVFTNAKISNINPMSATFELEGQQFMALNGGPHFKFNEAVSFYVNVETQEEVDYYWNKLTADGGSEGRCGWLKDKFGLSWQIIPSILGKLMGDKDPVKSKKVVDAMLTMNKIDVKGLQQAYAS from the coding sequence ATGCAAAAGATCACCCCATTCTTATGGTTCGATAACAATCTCGAAGAAGCCATTAATTTCTATTCTACCGTTTTTACAAATGCGAAGATCAGTAATATCAATCCTATGTCCGCCACCTTTGAGTTAGAAGGACAGCAATTCATGGCACTGAACGGCGGGCCGCATTTTAAATTCAATGAAGCGGTTTCCTTTTATGTGAATGTTGAAACGCAGGAGGAAGTGGATTACTACTGGAATAAATTAACAGCGGACGGAGGATCAGAAGGAAGATGCGGATGGCTGAAGGATAAGTTTGGCCTGTCGTGGCAGATCATCCCTTCTATTCTTGGAAAACTGATGGGAGATAAAGATCCTGTTAAATCGAAAAAAGTAGTGGATGCCATGCTCACCATGAATAAGATAGATGTGAAAGGATTGCAGCAGGCATATGCATCATAA